In Cryptomeria japonica chromosome 10, Sugi_1.0, whole genome shotgun sequence, a genomic segment contains:
- the LOC131036036 gene encoding uncharacterized protein LOC131036036 — MGWNKEVHDAAKMAIGRFWSYSCIPFFVARSPYWQQMVDAITICGAGFKAPSESDLRGPILSQMVDDVKKDLDEQHHIWSTKGCTIMTDGWTDRRNRTLLNFLVSSVGGTVFIKSIDASAHCKNATYLCEQIEEVIEDVGEENVVQVVTDNAANYVVAGRLLMERHPSIVWTPCAAHCIDLMLEDIGKIPWVKRCVERARNVCKFVYNHSWVLALMRQYTKQKELHRPGITRFATNFLTLQSMLRSKPALRRMIVGEEWSSSSYATTPAGIEMADCIFDEQGFWVPCDEIVKVIFL, encoded by the exons atgggttggaacaaggaggtccatgatgctgctaaaatggcaattggcaggttttggagctacagctgtattccattctttgtagccag gtctccttattggcaacaaatggttgatgccattaccatatgcggggcggggttcaaagcccctagtgagagtgatttgaggggacccattttgtctcaaatggtggatgatgtgaaaaaggatttagatgaacaacaccacatatggagcactaaaggttgcaccatcatgactgatggttggacggataggagaaatagaactctccttaattttcttgtttcttccgtag ggggcaccgttttcatcaagtccattgatgcctccgcccattgcaagaatgccacctacctatgtgagcagatagaggaggtgattgaagatgtgggtgaggagaacgtggtacaggtggtgaccgacaatgcagcaaattatgttgttgcgg gtagactattgatggagaggcacccatctatagtttggactccatgtgctgctcattgcattgacctcatgttggaggatattggaaaaatcccatgggtcaagagatgtgtagaaagggcaagaaatgtctgcaaatttgtatataatcattcatgggtgttggctcttatgagacaatacacaaagcagaaggagttgcatcgtccaggaatcacaagatttgccacaaacttcctcacattgcagtccatgcttaggtctaagcctgccttgagacgtatgattgttggtgaggagtggtcttcctcatcctatgctaccacccctgcagggatagagatggcagactgcatttttgatgagcaaggcttttgggtcccttgtgatgagatagtgaaggtaatttttttataa